In a genomic window of Gossypium arboreum isolate Shixiya-1 chromosome 7, ASM2569848v2, whole genome shotgun sequence:
- the LOC108479129 gene encoding probable inactive receptor kinase At2g26730, with protein MKPISKSIFMFSGYIALGLVIIGLILCRLKKKKRERVEAPSPCKVASVDDIVDTKPSFTSTDFKTDVSKSDYSINSTESGFVPSSLVVLTSPIISDLKFEDLLSAPAELLGRGKHGTLYRVIFENGMVLAVKRIKGWMISTDEFKHRMQRLDQAKHLNVLPALAFYCSIHEKLLVYEYQPNGSLFTLLHGKQPGRKFEWASRLKIAAKIAEALAYMHRELYVDGIPHGNLKSTNILLKNNMEPCISEYGLMAMDPQDPSSSLNGLNLMQQQTKGTSTNGFKVDIYGFGVILLELLTGKLVQNDGIDLTSWVHSVVREEWTVEVFDKSIISDGASEERMLNLLQVAIKCVNQAPESRPSISQVVSMINTIKEEDDKSLVYEP; from the exons atgaaaccaATCTCAAAGAGTATTTTTATGTTCTCAGGTTATATTGCTTTGGGATTGGTCATTATTGGTTTAATTCTTTGCAGgctgaaaaagaagaaaagagaaagagtTGAAGCACCAAGTCCATGTAAGGTAGCATCAGTTGATGATATTGTTGATACCAAGCCTAGTTTTACGTCGACGGATTTTAAGACCGACGTAAGTAAATCCGATTATTCGATCAATTCAACCGAAAGTGGATTCGTCCCGTCTTCATTAGTGGTTCTAACCAGTCCTATAATAAGTGATTTGAAGTTTGAGGACTTGCTTAGTGCACCAGCTGAGTTGCTTGGGAGAGGCAAACATGGTACCCTATATCGAGTTATCTTCGAAAACGGGATGGTTTTGGCTGTTAAAAGGATTAAAGGATGGATGATTTCGACCGATGAGTTTAAACATAGGATGCAGAGGCTAGATCAAGCGAAGCATTTGAACGTCCTGCCGGCTCTCGCCTTCTATTGTTCCATACATGAGAAGCTTCTGGTTTATGAATATCAGCCTAATGGAAGTCTCTTCACTCTTCTCCATG GAAAGCAACCGGGACGAAAATTCGAATGGGCCAGCAGACTCAAAATTGCAGCCAAAATTGCAGAGGCATTGGCATACATGCACCGGGAACTGTACGTTGATGGCATCCCTCACGGTAACTTAAAATCCACAAACATCTTGCTGAAAAATAACATGGAACCTTGCATAAGTGAATATGGACTTATGGCCATGGATCCTCAAGATCCCTCTTCAAGCCTTAATGGCCTAAATTTAATGCAACAACAAACCAAGGGCACTTCAACCAATGGTTTCAAAGTAGACATATATGGCTTTGGTGTGATTCTGCTTGAGCTACTAACTGGAAAGCTGGTCCAAAATGATGGTATTGATTTAACTTCATGGGTTCATTCGGTGGTTCGCGAAGAATGGACCGTCGAAGTTTTCGATAAGTCGATAATTTCAGACGGTGCGAGTGAAGAGAGGATGCTGAATTTGCTGCAAGTGGCTATCAAATGTGTTAATCAGGCTCCTGAGTCTAGGCCAAGCATTAGCCAAGTTGTCTCCATGATTAACACCAtaaaggaagaagatgataaatcaCTAGTCTATGAACCATAA
- the LOC108486917 gene encoding uncharacterized protein LOC108486917 yields the protein MEEFLGKSEIRRATREVPPAHYIFSIESFSLLVATGVEKYESHAFDVQDYKWRLSLYPNGNKKSNGEGFISLYLQIEDTQNFPRTWEVNVNFRFFILDQIRDKYLTIEESDGVVKRFYQMKTEWGIAQLLSLDHFNKASNGYLVGDCCTFGVEVFVIEQTGKLERLSMMKPPPNNTITFQLQNYSKSLADSYTSGVQTIGDSKWELIVYPRGIGIAKYYALSVFLSLVEAHNLPPKGKVYAQYKFRVKDRLNYTNTKEIIDSAWFTASASRYGDRYFIPLWDLQDRSKGYLVNDTLRVEADIIVVSNVKLFL from the exons ATGGAAGAGTTTCTGGGAAAATCTG AAATAAGAAGAGCTACAAGAGAAGTTCCACCAGCTCACTATATATTCAGTATAGAGTCATTCTCCTTATTGGTTGCTACAGGGGTGGAGAAGTATGAATCCCATGCATTTGATGTTCAGGATTATAAATG GAGGTTGTCACTCTACCCCAATGGAAACAAGAAAAGCAATGGCGAAGGCTTCATCTCTCTTTACTTGCAAATTGAAGACACCCAAAATTTTCCTCGTACTTGGGAAGTAAATGTTAACTTTAGGTTCTTCATTCTTGATCAAATTCGTGACAAATACTTAACCATTGAAG AAAGTGATGGGGTGGTTAAACGATTTTATCAAATGAAAACTGAATGGGGCATTGCTCAATTGCTGTCTTTGGATCATTTCAATAAAGCTTCAAATGGATACCTGGTTGGTGATTGTTGCACGTTTGGGGTTGAAGTATTTGTGATCGAACAAACAGGGAAATTGGAACGTCTTTCAATGATGAAGCCGCCACCCAACAATACCATAACTTTCCAACTCCAAAATTATTCGAAGTCATTGGCTGATTCCTATACCTCTGGTGTTCAAACTATTGGAGACTCAAAATG GGAATTGATCGTTTACCCTAGAGGAATCGGAATAGCGAAGTACTATGCACTTTCTGTGTTCTTGAGTTTGGTTGAGGCTCATAACCTTCCACCTAAAGGAAAAGTGTACGCACAATACAAGTTTAGGGTCAAAGACCGTCTCAATTACACTAACACAAAGGAAATTATAG ATTCGGCTTGGTTTACTGCATCAGCTAGTAGATATGGTGATCGGTACTTCATTCCACTGTGGGACTTACAAGACAGATCGAAAGGCTACCTTGTCAATGATACTTTGAGAGTTGAAGCTGATATTATTGTAGTTTCTAATGTCAAACTTTTCTTATGA